The stretch of DNA CACGATGGCAGGCTTCGTTCCCCGCCACCTGATTAACGTCTTCAGCCACTAGGAGGGGAAGAACAATGTCAAACACCATCGAAGCCCCCCGCAGCCCCTACACCCGTACCCCGCGCAGCTCCGGCACGCGCGGCGTCAATTGGGAAAAGTGGGGCTGGATCTACATGCGCGTCTCCGGCGTCGTATTGGTCGTGCTGATCTTCGGTCACCTCTTCGTCAACCTCATGGTCGGCACGGGCGTGAGCGCACTTGACTTCGCCTTCGTCGGAGGCAAATGGTCTGACCCGTTCTGGAAAGTCTGGGATGTGACGATGCTCTGGCTCGCTCTCATCCACGGCGGCAACGGAATGCGCACCATCGTCAACGACTATGCATCCGCCCGCCTCACCCGCGGCATC from Leifsonia psychrotolerans encodes:
- a CDS encoding succinate dehydrogenase hydrophobic membrane anchor subunit; its protein translation is MSNTIEAPRSPYTRTPRSSGTRGVNWEKWGWIYMRVSGVVLVVLIFGHLFVNLMVGTGVSALDFAFVGGKWSDPFWKVWDVTMLWLALIHGGNGMRTIVNDYASARLTRGIFKGAILAAVVVLIVLGTLVVFTFDPCPAGSPADLLPSFCPAS